The following are encoded in a window of Dreissena polymorpha isolate Duluth1 unplaced genomic scaffold, UMN_Dpol_1.0 chrUn075, whole genome shotgun sequence genomic DNA:
- the LOC127863992 gene encoding uncharacterized protein LOC127863992, producing the protein MSDSDTYVDVTDDRTRIVKKQSEKVTDTLYKKGLIVSDLRRYLTSTGGTSGKLQDNPKLHKPGMPLRTIVNGRNHPTEKMAEIVENELCDHVTSLLSYVRDTTNFLNKIAQIQQPLPDGTIIYFLDVKAFYPSLPREEARAAVTEALNRRVQPEVPTNDMVIMMDTVLNNNTISFNGDHYMQNEGTAIGSQLGMNYASTYMGAWE; encoded by the coding sequence ATGTCGGACAGTGACACATACGTCGACGTGACGGATGATAGAACAAGAATTGTGAAAAAACAAAGTGAAAAAGTGACCGACACTCTTTACAAGAAGGGGTTGATCGTCAGTGACCTAAGAAGGTATCTCACCAGCACCGGTGGAACTTCCGGTAAGCTTCAGGACAACCCGAAGCTTCATAAACCTGGGATGCCTCTCCGCACTATTGTAAACGGCCGTAATCACCCGACAGAGAAGATGGCGGAAATAGTGGAGAATGAATTGTGCGATCATGTGACGTCACTTCTGTCGTATGTGAGAGACACAACCAACTTTCTAAACAAAATAGCACAGATACAGCAGCCGTTACCAGACGGTACCATCATATATTTTTTGGATGTAAAGGCTTTTTACCCCAGTCTACCAAGAGAAGAGGCCCGTGCTGCAGTAACTGAAGCTCTCAATCGGCGAGTGCAACCGGAAGTACCAACCAACGACATGGTCATAATGATGGACACTGTCctaaataacaacaccatttcaTTCAATGGAGACCACTACATGCAAAATGAAGGAACTGCCATAGGATCGCAATTAGGTATGAACTACGCGTCGACCTATATGGGAGCCTGGGAGTAA